Proteins from a genomic interval of Symmachiella macrocystis:
- a CDS encoding HEAT repeat domain-containing protein, with protein MRCLIIFALLLSLFVATPSYGQEPDLAELIQLEKWLTDLSGASQERRQAKENLQGILDSYPPSMTPVLFTPNIRSVIREYRRQAEPLIPQLIEMLDSDDVEDVNIALGVLTITGPDAKAAIPKLKAMLFDKKTHDAEIPPFGIFVTLLYITPADEAVMPLALQWLDGLPKEKRDRLVGDLQENEERPVNLPNFPSRNSMLVWTYGFLSEIIIPHLLAAGHTRVEVPSLLQATDKKYPLIVRSTALSILMTLQSEASAALPGLRKHLADSDPSIRYLTAIAILAIEQDAAAIPQIAGVLNLPPDERKEFETGAAKIVASGALRLKEVLDVHDVPPELMEGISGMLTHGNATHRRLGLIYLAEIGPAAKSVIPAIEKLRNDPDEETRRLVLKAMHAIKPQ; from the coding sequence ATGCGCTGCCTCATAATATTTGCACTCCTGCTGTCGCTATTTGTCGCCACGCCTAGCTATGGCCAGGAGCCCGACTTGGCCGAGTTGATTCAGCTCGAAAAATGGCTCACGGACCTTTCCGGCGCGTCGCAAGAACGGCGCCAGGCAAAAGAAAACCTGCAAGGAATCCTCGATAGTTATCCGCCAAGCATGACACCAGTCCTCTTCACCCCCAATATACGTTCTGTAATCCGCGAGTACCGAAGACAGGCCGAACCACTGATCCCACAACTGATCGAAATGCTCGACAGCGACGACGTGGAAGACGTGAATATTGCCCTGGGCGTTTTGACAATTACGGGCCCCGACGCCAAAGCAGCGATTCCTAAGCTCAAGGCAATGCTGTTCGACAAGAAAACACACGATGCAGAAATTCCGCCGTTTGGCATATTCGTCACCCTGTTGTACATAACACCCGCAGACGAGGCAGTCATGCCTTTGGCGCTGCAATGGCTCGATGGCCTTCCTAAGGAAAAACGCGACCGACTTGTAGGCGATCTACAAGAAAATGAAGAACGTCCGGTCAATCTCCCTAATTTCCCGAGTCGGAACTCGATGTTAGTTTGGACTTATGGTTTCCTTTCAGAAATCATCATCCCTCACCTGCTAGCTGCCGGCCACACCCGCGTCGAAGTCCCCTCGCTTCTACAAGCCACCGACAAAAAATACCCACTGATCGTCCGCTCTACCGCACTTTCTATCCTGATGACACTGCAGTCCGAAGCCAGCGCCGCCCTGCCCGGTCTGCGGAAACATTTGGCCGACAGCGATCCATCCATCCGTTATTTGACCGCGATCGCAATCTTGGCTATCGAACAAGATGCCGCGGCAATTCCACAAATCGCTGGCGTTCTTAATTTGCCACCGGATGAACGCAAAGAATTTGAAACCGGAGCCGCAAAGATCGTCGCCAGCGGCGCGCTGCGATTAAAAGAGGTCCTTGACGTTCATGACGTCCCGCCGGAGTTGATGGAAGGCATTTCTGGTATGCTCACCCACGGCAACGCCACCCACCGCCGCCTGGGACTGATCTACTTAGCTGAAATCGGCCCCGCGGCAAAATCGGTGATTCCCGCAATCGAAAAACTGCGCAATGATCCCGATGAAGAAACGCGGCGCCTGGTCCTCAAAGCAATGCACGCTATCAAGCCCCAATAA
- a CDS encoding ABC transporter ATP-binding protein: MSSAPPLLQARHLGRKIPGAQQWLLKDINLQIAGGERLAIIGPTGSGKSVLLRALSMLDPIDAGEILWRGNTITNADVPNFRRQAIYLRQRPAIFEGTVATNLRIAYSLRIRGNLEFQKRRVIDLLIQAGRDENFLDKSAAELSGGEAQITALIRALQCDPTLLMLDEPTASLDPDSATAVEQMVVDWQQADDSRALIWVSHDPAQVLRIATREFALDHGAEKE; this comes from the coding sequence ATGTCGTCCGCCCCTCCTTTGCTCCAAGCCCGTCACCTCGGTCGCAAGATTCCCGGCGCGCAGCAGTGGCTGCTCAAAGACATCAACCTGCAAATCGCCGGCGGCGAACGCTTGGCGATCATCGGCCCCACCGGTTCCGGTAAAAGCGTACTGCTCCGCGCTCTGTCGATGCTCGATCCCATCGATGCCGGCGAAATCCTCTGGCGCGGCAATACGATCACCAACGCAGATGTCCCGAATTTTCGTCGTCAAGCGATCTACCTGCGTCAGCGCCCCGCGATTTTCGAGGGAACCGTCGCAACCAACCTCCGCATCGCCTATTCGCTTCGCATCCGCGGGAATTTAGAGTTTCAAAAAAGACGCGTGATCGATCTTTTAATACAAGCGGGTCGCGATGAGAATTTTCTTGATAAGTCGGCCGCCGAGCTTTCCGGCGGCGAAGCCCAAATCACCGCCCTAATCCGTGCGCTGCAATGCGATCCCACATTACTGATGCTCGACGAACCGACCGCTTCGCTCGATCCCGACTCGGCAACCGCTGTCGAACAGATGGTCGTCGATTGGCAACAGGCCGATGACAGCCGCGCGCTGATTTGGGTCAGCCACGACCCCGCACAAGTCCTGCGGATCGCCACCCGCGAATTCGCACTGGACCACGGCGCGGAGAAGGAGTGA
- a CDS encoding ABC transporter permease, translating to MKATYVELSNYEVAFAAALIIINGLISLSLRLGLERMLFLGALRTIVQLVLVGFVLKWVFDVQQWYIVVAVMLVMTTIAAIAAVRRTGLVYPGVYLDSMLSICASCWIVSAFALLTVMRQVTPWYDPQYAIPLLGMILGNTLNGIALGLNQLGEELSSRRDRVETLLSLGATRWEAGREPVRQAIRTGMIPIINSMMVVGIVSLPGMMTGQLIAGVDPGQAVKYQIVIMFLIASGTAMGTVGVVLLGFRRLFNSRHQFCYSKLQRR from the coding sequence ATGAAAGCCACTTACGTCGAACTCTCGAACTATGAAGTCGCTTTTGCGGCTGCCCTGATCATCATCAACGGTCTGATCTCACTCTCGCTACGCCTCGGCCTGGAGCGGATGTTGTTCCTCGGAGCACTCCGTACGATCGTCCAATTGGTGCTGGTCGGTTTTGTGCTCAAATGGGTCTTCGACGTCCAACAGTGGTACATCGTCGTCGCTGTAATGCTGGTCATGACCACCATCGCCGCCATCGCTGCCGTGCGACGCACCGGCTTGGTTTATCCAGGCGTCTATCTGGATAGCATGCTCTCCATCTGCGCCAGTTGCTGGATCGTGTCGGCCTTTGCGCTGCTCACCGTCATGCGGCAGGTCACTCCCTGGTACGACCCGCAGTATGCGATTCCACTGTTGGGCATGATTCTGGGCAACACACTCAACGGCATCGCGCTGGGACTGAATCAGCTCGGGGAAGAACTCTCCAGCCGCCGCGACCGCGTCGAAACGCTGCTGTCACTGGGTGCGACGCGCTGGGAAGCAGGTCGCGAACCGGTCCGCCAAGCGATTCGCACCGGCATGATTCCGATCATCAATTCCATGATGGTCGTCGGCATCGTCAGCCTGCCCGGCATGATGACCGGACAACTCATCGCCGGCGTCGACCCCGGCCAAGCGGTCAAATACCAAATCGTGATCATGTTTCTCATCGCATCAGGCACCGCCATGGGAACCGTGGGCGTCGTCCTGCTGGGCTTTCGCCGCTTGTTCAATTCGCGACACCAATTTTGCTACTCAAAATTGCAGCGCCGTTGA
- a CDS encoding ABC transporter transmembrane domain-containing protein yields the protein MITKHPHPLERLVSRKMLFQGQALRCLLWLTGGSIMLCLMLMFGWLMASVLVDHGRLELTAAEFKQLQSTASPYEIPVGDEVIDNVELADRGILPAVWQARTCVCGKVLAAAHGRIQALQRNSSAVTFLAVMIGLTGALCAMMYSRGRTCAMREAVGITTAQRRAVHRQTLRLAPSALPDHRNGELRTLFSSDMDQLQEGLYYWTLRWAREPVKLILLAVLAIATGPIVAGSVMLLLLGSWLLIAWQKQQGRALRALGKSRAEEKLRLLAESLNTTRLVRGYGKEMEAFEDEQFQQHLAQLSQETTQWMRQDWVQRWGLTMLAAFVGGVVLMFVGNQILNPTRAFSLPSAILLILSIGCMHGPLRNLWNLPRDVADGARVSTRIENYLGRTPHVGQAVGAKFLQPMAKSLIFDNVVFEGSDHESLLNGCSFQVKAGTQVAVVSMDPWEARTVAHLLPRFIEPKSGQILIDGEDVAWVTLDSLRAEAIMVSARDPFFTGTVLENIRCGDTHYSLQDVTDAAKLTHAHNFILKLPLGYETVIGEHGEQLDPGQVFRLGLARAVLRDPALLIIEEPEEPMDEGAKSLLDDAYNRIRSGRTIIYLPHRMATLRRADEIIVLHKGQVAAMGNHAALVKSSSIYAHWEYSNFNTFRHKVEAKT from the coding sequence GTGATCACCAAGCATCCTCATCCCTTGGAACGTCTCGTTTCTCGGAAAATGTTGTTTCAAGGGCAGGCACTCCGGTGCTTGTTGTGGTTGACCGGCGGGTCGATCATGCTGTGTCTGATGCTGATGTTCGGTTGGCTGATGGCGAGCGTATTGGTCGATCATGGACGGCTAGAGTTGACCGCGGCCGAATTCAAACAGTTGCAGTCCACTGCCAGCCCCTACGAGATTCCAGTAGGCGATGAGGTCATCGACAATGTCGAATTAGCCGATCGCGGAATCTTGCCGGCGGTTTGGCAGGCGCGGACGTGCGTGTGCGGAAAAGTGTTGGCAGCGGCGCATGGACGAATTCAGGCACTGCAAAGAAACTCCAGCGCCGTGACGTTCTTAGCGGTCATGATCGGACTAACCGGCGCGCTGTGTGCGATGATGTATTCACGGGGCCGGACGTGTGCCATGCGCGAGGCGGTGGGTATCACCACCGCGCAGCGGCGAGCCGTGCATCGGCAAACCTTGCGATTGGCTCCTTCGGCACTGCCGGATCATCGTAATGGAGAACTGCGGACGCTGTTCTCGTCGGACATGGATCAATTACAGGAGGGGCTGTATTACTGGACGCTGCGTTGGGCGCGGGAACCGGTGAAATTGATACTGTTGGCCGTGCTGGCGATTGCCACCGGGCCGATCGTCGCTGGAAGCGTGATGTTGTTGTTGCTGGGAAGTTGGTTGTTGATCGCTTGGCAGAAGCAGCAGGGCCGCGCATTGCGGGCATTGGGCAAATCGCGTGCGGAAGAGAAATTGCGGTTGCTCGCTGAAAGCCTAAACACCACGCGTTTGGTGCGGGGGTATGGCAAGGAGATGGAAGCGTTTGAGGACGAACAGTTCCAGCAGCATTTGGCGCAGCTCTCACAGGAAACGACACAGTGGATGCGGCAGGATTGGGTGCAGCGTTGGGGGTTGACGATGTTGGCCGCATTTGTGGGCGGCGTGGTGCTGATGTTCGTCGGGAATCAGATTCTGAATCCAACAAGAGCGTTTTCCTTGCCCTCGGCGATACTACTGATTCTGTCTATCGGTTGCATGCATGGGCCGCTGCGCAATCTGTGGAATTTACCACGGGACGTCGCAGACGGGGCGCGGGTCTCGACGCGGATTGAAAATTACCTTGGGCGAACTCCGCACGTGGGGCAGGCAGTGGGGGCCAAATTCCTGCAGCCAATGGCGAAGTCGCTGATTTTTGACAATGTCGTCTTTGAAGGTTCGGATCATGAGTCGCTTCTGAACGGCTGCAGTTTCCAGGTCAAGGCCGGGACGCAGGTGGCGGTGGTGTCGATGGATCCCTGGGAGGCGCGGACGGTGGCGCACTTGTTGCCGCGATTCATCGAACCCAAGTCGGGGCAGATTCTCATAGACGGCGAAGACGTCGCCTGGGTGACGCTCGATTCCCTGCGGGCCGAAGCAATCATGGTCAGTGCCCGCGATCCGTTTTTTACCGGGACCGTGTTAGAAAACATCCGCTGCGGCGATACGCATTATTCATTGCAAGACGTGACCGATGCGGCGAAGCTGACGCACGCGCACAACTTCATTCTCAAATTGCCGCTGGGTTACGAAACGGTAATCGGCGAGCATGGGGAACAACTCGATCCGGGACAAGTGTTTCGTTTGGGACTGGCGCGAGCGGTACTGCGCGATCCGGCGCTGTTGATCATCGAAGAGCCTGAGGAACCGATGGACGAGGGGGCCAAGTCGCTCTTAGACGATGCCTACAATCGCATCCGATCGGGGCGAACGATCATCTATTTACCGCACCGCATGGCGACGCTACGCCGCGCAGATGAAATCATCGTGCTTCACAAAGGGCAAGTCGCCGCGATGGGGAACCATGCGGCGCTCGTGAAATCTTCGTCGATCTATGCGCACTGGGAGTATTCCAATTTCAATACGTTTCGGCATAAAGTGGAAGCGAAAACATAG
- a CDS encoding ABC transporter permease has protein sequence MRSFSGTWIIAVATMKEAIRQPFFFLLIAISVILMVLNTFLPFFSLGDDVKMLKDCGLATLLISGLLLAVWTASQSIAAEIEGKTAITLLSKPITRRQFIMGKYIGILMGVFIFFVPVVLVFLACIYYKVPYDFREASEVNYMAAHSWIEIIQVLPGIALIFMEVSILAAISVAISTRLPMVVNMVACLAIFVVGHLTPTLVNSGALQNELVDFFARLIATVLPALEVFNVQAAVATGAPVPGIYLGWSAIYAVAYSAAAILLAFILFEDRDLA, from the coding sequence ATGAGAAGTTTTTCCGGCACGTGGATCATAGCTGTGGCCACGATGAAAGAAGCGATTCGGCAGCCGTTTTTTTTCCTGCTGATCGCGATTTCAGTCATCCTGATGGTGCTGAACACGTTTTTGCCATTCTTTTCGTTGGGCGATGACGTGAAGATGCTGAAGGACTGCGGATTGGCGACGCTGTTGATCAGCGGTTTGCTGTTGGCGGTCTGGACGGCTAGTCAAAGCATTGCGGCAGAAATCGAAGGGAAGACGGCGATCACGCTGTTGTCCAAACCGATTACGCGGCGGCAGTTCATCATGGGGAAGTATATTGGGATTTTGATGGGGGTGTTCATCTTTTTCGTCCCCGTCGTCCTCGTGTTTCTGGCCTGCATTTATTACAAGGTTCCTTACGATTTTCGGGAGGCCTCGGAGGTCAACTATATGGCAGCGCACTCTTGGATCGAGATTATCCAAGTCTTGCCGGGAATTGCGTTGATCTTTATGGAGGTCAGTATTCTGGCGGCGATCAGCGTGGCGATCTCCACCCGTCTGCCGATGGTCGTCAACATGGTTGCCTGTTTGGCAATTTTTGTTGTGGGGCACTTGACTCCGACGTTGGTGAATTCGGGAGCGTTGCAAAACGAGTTGGTCGATTTCTTTGCCCGACTGATCGCGACGGTCTTGCCGGCCCTTGAGGTCTTTAACGTCCAGGCGGCTGTTGCGACCGGTGCTCCGGTTCCGGGGATCTATTTGGGTTGGTCCGCCATCTATGCGGTTGCTTATAGCGCTGCGGCGATATTGCTGGCATTTATTCTTTTCGAGGACCGCGATCTGGCGTAA
- a CDS encoding acylphosphatase, producing MSEDAEAQPPYAERVIFRGQVQGVGFRYRTRRLARVYPVTGYVKNLADGTVELIAQGAEDEVITFVDELGRVMERNISAVDRSPWDGSERFAGFSIRR from the coding sequence GTGAGTGAGGATGCTGAGGCACAGCCACCATATGCTGAACGGGTGATTTTTCGAGGTCAGGTTCAAGGAGTCGGCTTTCGCTACCGGACGCGTCGCTTGGCAAGGGTTTATCCTGTAACGGGTTATGTCAAGAATCTCGCCGACGGCACGGTCGAGCTGATCGCTCAGGGGGCTGAGGATGAGGTCATCACGTTTGTGGACGAACTGGGCCGGGTCATGGAGAGGAATATTTCTGCAGTGGACCGTAGTCCGTGGGATGGGAGCGAACGGTTTGCCGGGTTTTCGATTCGCCGTTGA
- a CDS encoding c-type cytochrome domain-containing protein: MRRIPLMIVCIVAACAALPAGADEPAEKQKQPAPSYSRDVQRVFKKYCIACHNEDERENGLSLHGFSALMRGGDSGEKLIVPGKPAESWLLLLLQGEEEPPMPPEGEKQPSSEEIAGIARWIAAGAKNSDADEVKSTGYDAPDVPQVLPKGPVTPAIVSVAVSPDGKSLAAVRHREVVLLNADDGKVIAKFEGAEHPLNAVAFSPDGQWIAAAGGPAGIGGSVRLWEIEGEPAGLFNGHDDSIYGLAFSPDGKLLATSSYDKLIKLWDVATGQEAATLKHHTAAVFDVAFSPDGKTLASVGDDQTVKLWDVASRKRMVTLSEPTGSMNAVAFHPSGKEVAAVGIDKTLRVWSWDGKSAKIRKSVFAHDAILLDVAYAQDGKTLFTAAEDGRIKAWDAVGLNLLRTEENLTDWPHALAVHPDGKRIFAGLYDGNLLAFDTGKAQPPQVLIAGRRAEPVAEEKPESAKVAERPRDPELSSISPRTAVRGTTAKFTLSGRNIADADALFVAPGDLKAKLLPSDGKDPNKIQCEVELPADLMPRMVSLRLHTPTGSTGSRAFYVGPFAEQKEKEANDTPETATVTELPKTLVGTINRKGDRDLWRFDAPAGAEIVFALRGTGFGSKLDAELTILDDAGQVLARSQRHPNKRDAVIGYRFENAGSYLLRVEDLRFSGGGGHYYYIHAGQFAFVEGVFPLGVTAGAKNDGLLQARGFNLGDAARIDVEGKSPGDRNDRLQTEMGPTLNTVRYELSEFPEVVEVEPNDMPAQAQLLSVPGAVCGRVMTNSEGGGAADVVAFEAKQGDRLLIQVEARRAGSLLDSVIEILTAEGEPVGWQTLQAVSETFITLRDHSSKRDGIRLQNWDGFEINDYLMLGGEVIKIRALPLGPDEDVKFFANGGRLGYFGTTPQGHAVNSSVYKIELHPPGQSFPPSGLPIVALKYRNDDGGPGLGSDSQLYFDVPADGKYLVRINDVRGLSGDDFHYRLVIRRPQPDFRISMNPADPNIPRGGNLPVTINATRLEAFDGAIDVRIEGLPDGITATAGRIGPDDSSCVVTFSAPESVETLDAAAGSVQAIGNATIGDKTVEQRSSTGFGLHQVSLAPPPTLEVAVSPQEAVIEPGQEVRFQLKLKRNYGFNSRVPIAVENLPHGIRVLHVGLNGVLIPEGQTEQSFVVKCEPWVPRQKISFYATARVEATGERNSSVPILLEATGFTSALAGGR; encoded by the coding sequence ATGCGAAGAATTCCACTGATGATTGTTTGTATCGTCGCCGCGTGTGCGGCGCTGCCTGCCGGTGCTGACGAACCGGCGGAAAAACAAAAGCAACCCGCGCCGTCGTATTCCCGCGATGTGCAGCGCGTGTTTAAGAAGTATTGCATCGCGTGCCATAACGAGGACGAGCGTGAGAACGGGCTGAGTCTGCATGGTTTTTCAGCGTTGATGCGTGGGGGAGATAGCGGCGAGAAACTGATCGTTCCCGGCAAACCTGCGGAGAGTTGGTTATTGCTGCTGCTGCAGGGTGAAGAAGAACCCCCGATGCCGCCGGAGGGTGAAAAGCAACCCAGCTCTGAGGAAATTGCCGGCATTGCGCGGTGGATTGCAGCGGGTGCCAAGAATTCCGATGCGGATGAAGTGAAGTCCACCGGCTACGATGCGCCGGACGTGCCGCAGGTTCTCCCCAAAGGGCCGGTGACGCCGGCGATAGTCTCGGTTGCGGTTTCGCCTGACGGCAAAAGTTTAGCAGCTGTGCGGCATCGCGAGGTGGTTTTGCTCAATGCGGACGATGGAAAAGTGATCGCCAAATTCGAGGGCGCCGAACATCCGCTGAATGCAGTTGCCTTCAGTCCCGATGGACAATGGATCGCAGCGGCGGGCGGTCCTGCGGGAATTGGCGGGAGTGTGCGGTTGTGGGAAATCGAGGGAGAGCCGGCGGGTCTGTTCAATGGGCATGACGATTCAATTTATGGATTGGCATTCAGTCCCGATGGGAAACTGTTGGCCACGTCGAGCTACGATAAGCTGATCAAATTATGGGACGTGGCCACGGGCCAGGAGGCGGCCACGCTCAAGCATCACACGGCTGCCGTGTTTGATGTCGCGTTCAGTCCCGATGGCAAAACGTTGGCCTCGGTCGGCGACGACCAGACAGTCAAGTTATGGGACGTTGCTAGTAGGAAGCGGATGGTCACGCTCAGCGAACCGACCGGCAGCATGAATGCGGTCGCGTTTCATCCGTCGGGCAAAGAAGTGGCGGCTGTGGGAATCGATAAGACGTTGCGGGTTTGGAGCTGGGACGGCAAGTCGGCCAAGATTCGCAAAAGCGTTTTCGCCCACGATGCGATCCTATTGGATGTGGCGTATGCACAGGACGGAAAAACATTGTTTACCGCTGCGGAAGATGGTCGAATCAAAGCGTGGGATGCCGTCGGGCTGAACTTGTTGCGGACGGAAGAAAATCTGACGGATTGGCCGCATGCCTTGGCGGTTCACCCAGACGGTAAACGGATCTTCGCCGGTCTGTATGACGGCAATTTGCTGGCGTTTGACACGGGGAAAGCTCAGCCACCGCAGGTGCTCATTGCTGGACGTCGCGCGGAACCCGTTGCCGAAGAGAAGCCGGAATCCGCCAAAGTGGCCGAACGTCCGCGCGATCCGGAACTCTCCTCAATCAGCCCACGGACAGCGGTGCGGGGGACGACGGCGAAGTTCACTTTGTCGGGACGGAATATCGCCGATGCCGACGCGTTGTTTGTCGCTCCGGGAGACCTGAAAGCCAAACTGTTGCCGTCCGACGGTAAGGATCCCAACAAGATCCAATGCGAAGTGGAACTTCCCGCTGACTTGATGCCGCGGATGGTTTCCCTGCGACTGCATACGCCAACCGGCAGCACCGGGAGTCGGGCATTTTATGTTGGCCCGTTTGCAGAGCAGAAGGAGAAGGAAGCGAACGATACGCCCGAAACGGCGACCGTGACGGAGTTGCCTAAAACGTTGGTGGGGACGATCAACCGTAAAGGAGACCGCGATCTGTGGCGATTTGACGCGCCCGCCGGAGCGGAGATTGTCTTTGCGCTGCGGGGGACCGGCTTTGGATCAAAATTAGATGCGGAGTTAACGATCTTGGACGATGCGGGGCAGGTGTTGGCCCGTTCGCAGCGGCATCCCAACAAGCGGGATGCGGTGATCGGGTACCGGTTTGAAAATGCGGGATCGTACTTGTTACGGGTCGAGGATCTGCGTTTTTCTGGTGGCGGTGGACATTATTATTACATCCATGCCGGCCAGTTTGCCTTCGTCGAGGGAGTGTTTCCGTTGGGGGTGACTGCCGGAGCGAAAAACGACGGTCTGCTGCAAGCCCGGGGTTTCAATCTGGGCGATGCGGCGCGAATTGACGTCGAGGGCAAATCGCCCGGCGACCGTAACGACCGGTTGCAAACTGAAATGGGACCGACGTTGAACACCGTACGGTATGAGTTGAGTGAATTTCCCGAGGTGGTTGAAGTCGAGCCCAACGACATGCCGGCACAAGCACAGTTGTTGTCGGTCCCGGGCGCCGTGTGCGGACGAGTTATGACCAATAGCGAAGGCGGCGGCGCGGCGGATGTTGTGGCGTTTGAAGCAAAGCAAGGAGACCGGCTATTGATCCAGGTCGAGGCGCGACGGGCGGGGTCGCTGTTGGATTCGGTGATCGAAATTTTGACCGCAGAAGGAGAACCGGTCGGTTGGCAAACGTTGCAGGCGGTCTCTGAGACGTTTATTACACTGCGGGACCATAGTTCGAAGCGGGACGGGATTCGCCTGCAGAACTGGGATGGCTTTGAGATCAACGACTATCTGATGTTGGGCGGCGAAGTGATCAAAATCCGTGCCTTGCCATTGGGGCCGGATGAGGATGTGAAATTCTTCGCCAACGGGGGCCGTCTGGGATATTTTGGCACCACCCCGCAGGGTCATGCTGTGAATTCGTCGGTGTACAAAATCGAACTGCATCCGCCCGGACAATCGTTTCCGCCCAGCGGCTTGCCAATCGTGGCCTTGAAATACCGGAACGACGATGGCGGTCCGGGGCTGGGGAGTGATTCCCAACTCTATTTTGACGTGCCGGCTGACGGCAAATATCTGGTGCGCATCAACGATGTCCGCGGCCTGTCGGGCGACGACTTTCATTACCGCCTCGTCATTCGACGGCCGCAACCCGATTTTCGGATCTCGATGAACCCAGCCGATCCAAACATTCCTCGCGGCGGAAATCTGCCGGTGACGATCAATGCGACGCGTCTGGAAGCGTTCGACGGGGCGATTGACGTGCGGATCGAGGGGTTGCCTGACGGCATCACCGCAACAGCCGGTCGGATCGGCCCCGATGATTCTTCATGCGTCGTGACGTTTTCGGCGCCGGAGTCCGTCGAGACCTTGGATGCCGCCGCGGGAAGCGTACAGGCGATTGGCAATGCGACGATTGGTGACAAAACCGTGGAGCAGCGTAGTTCGACCGGTTTTGGATTGCATCAAGTCTCCTTGGCGCCGCCACCGACATTAGAGGTGGCTGTGAGTCCGCAGGAGGCGGTGATTGAACCGGGACAGGAAGTGCGGTTTCAGTTGAAATTGAAGCGGAACTACGGATTCAACAGCCGGGTGCCGATTGCGGTCGAGAATCTGCCGCATGGAATTCGGGTACTGCATGTGGGGCTCAACGGAGTGTTGATCCCCGAGGGCCAAACTGAGCAGTCATTTGTGGTGAAATGCGAGCCGTGGGTGCCGCGGCAAAAGATCTCGTTTTATGCGACCGCCCGTGTCGAGGCGACCGGGGAGCGAAATAGTTCTGTACCGATCCTGCTGGAAGCAACCGGCTTCACCAGCGCCCTGGCGGGCGGGAGGTGA